One Ardenticatenales bacterium DNA segment encodes these proteins:
- a CDS encoding cell wall hydrolase, producing the protein MTSPLNGGIALVKTFSWQPCAAAVRYTLNIRGDGLPPQGITIPTAETSTTAPWLNLIPGGSYSWNVKACYTLTCGDSSDWSAPSPSPTSTNPPPPRPPPPPPPPPEISTIAPPPPYECPTTLQEPPDGSTQNEPPTLLWTDPCAPGGGVLTAGWHQVEITGQNQSPIILIVAAESYDTGWLLLPPDSYTWRARSCADEDCVQAGPWPEAWSFTYEDAAIPTPQNPQAPGGIHSGYTITQRSTYFLAGQAVAMRQVIPGETNNLLHLHSDHLGSNSVMSYNNSGGMVGGSRTRYLPFDAYRTAPTQPYTDLGFTGQKHNDDLGLIYYNARYYIAGIARFASADVVVPNPTNPQNYNRFSYVLNNPLRFTDPSGHICYDPGSDAATPGNCDGGSTMKPANPLIINPRNYEIVILVGLNTLPRVNDDLSRIGIIAVNYRDNYGTLGRQFPGAPRSAVIVYRAPVATLIDRASGANVPYDRSSWDTVSESDLLARIIAAEAAGTGAARQTEMVGVAQVVMRRVTMPGWGASLREVVLADNQFAFTLSAPEQVRESRFAAEAYSNPLVPRIRATYEESLAVAVGVARQWLYDPRTALRTEFRGRCEPTGCYTVWLPDYAQFTDYPQVRPVR; encoded by the coding sequence TTGACCTCGCCCCTCAACGGCGGCATCGCCCTCGTCAAAACCTTCTCCTGGCAGCCCTGCGCCGCCGCCGTCCGCTACACCCTCAACATTCGCGGCGACGGCCTGCCTCCGCAAGGCATCACCATCCCCACCGCGGAGACCAGCACCACCGCCCCCTGGCTCAACCTCATCCCCGGCGGCAGCTACAGTTGGAACGTGAAAGCGTGCTACACCCTCACCTGCGGCGACAGCAGCGACTGGTCCGCCCCTTCACCTTCTCCTACCTCTACCAACCCACCGCCACCCCGCCCGCCCCCACCGCCACCCCCCCCGCCAGAAATAAGCACCATCGCCCCACCCCCCCCCTACGAATGCCCCACCACCCTACAAGAGCCACCCGACGGCTCCACCCAAAACGAACCGCCCACCCTCCTGTGGACCGACCCCTGCGCTCCCGGCGGCGGCGTCCTCACCGCCGGCTGGCACCAGGTAGAGATAACGGGACAGAACCAATCCCCCATCATCCTCATCGTCGCCGCCGAAAGCTACGACACCGGCTGGCTGCTCCTCCCCCCCGACAGCTACACCTGGCGCGCCCGCTCCTGCGCGGACGAAGACTGCGTCCAGGCCGGCCCCTGGCCCGAAGCCTGGTCCTTCACCTACGAAGACGCCGCCATCCCCACCCCACAAAACCCACAAGCGCCCGGCGGCATCCACAGCGGCTACACCATCACCCAACGCAGCACCTACTTCCTCGCCGGGCAAGCCGTCGCCATGCGGCAAGTCATCCCCGGCGAGACCAACAACCTGCTGCACCTGCACAGCGACCACCTGGGCAGCAACAGCGTCATGAGCTATAACAATAGCGGGGGCATGGTCGGCGGCAGCCGCACCCGCTACCTCCCCTTCGACGCCTACCGCACCGCCCCTACACAACCCTACACCGACCTCGGCTTCACCGGCCAGAAGCACAACGATGACCTCGGACTCATCTACTACAACGCGCGGTACTACATTGCCGGCATCGCCCGCTTTGCCAGTGCGGATGTTGTTGTACCAAATCCGACCAACCCTCAAAACTATAATCGCTTCTCATATGTCTTAAACAATCCGCTTCGATTTACGGACCCATCAGGACACATCTGCTATGATCCAGGCTCTGATGCAGCGACGCCAGGGAATTGTGACGGTGGTTCTACAATGAAGCCGGCCAATCCCCTGATCATCAACCCACGGAACTATGAGATTGTGATCCTGGTTGGTCTGAATACATTGCCGCGAGTCAATGATGATTTGTCTAGAATAGGCATTATTGCGGTTAACTACCGAGACAATTATGGAACACTGGGGCGACAATTTCCGGGTGCGCCCAGAAGCGCAGTCATTGTCTATAGGGCTCCGGTAGCAACACTGATTGATAGAGCAAGTGGCGCAAATGTGCCATACGACAGATCTAGCTGGGACACTGTATCAGAAAGCGACCTCCTGGCGCGGATAATTGCCGCAGAAGCAGCAGGAACAGGCGCCGCTCGACAGACCGAGATGGTCGGAGTAGCTCAAGTTGTAATGCGAAGGGTGACTATGCCTGGTTGGGGAGCGAGTCTGCGAGAAGTTGTACTTGCTGACAATCAATTTGCCTTTACTCTGTCGGCGCCGGAGCAGGTTCGGGAATCAAGATTTGCGGCTGAGGCATATTCTAATCCTTTAGTCCCCCGAATAAGAGCAACTTACGAAGAATCGTTGGCTGTTGCTGTGGGCGTGGCGCGTCAGTGGCTTTATGACCCACGAACAGCGCTTCGGACTGAATTCCGGGGACGCTGTGAGCCGACAGGCTGCTATACAGTTTGGCTCCCAGATTACGCTCAATTCACCGATTATCCACAAGTCCGGCCAGTACGTTAG
- a CDS encoding PD40 domain-containing protein, translating into MSPACQHPKSGSATEVKYSNKIIIIMVICFFTVIAVSCISERNDELSADEPPRSTDTAGTSSSTSSYTPFIEEKIQATSILLKSATSTITPTQVPATTPARTPFVTLTPSPVPITTPEIVQEPQVIATEHCYERIIASGVYDDECQIKVFGASMLDTPLLILAQTGISFESPRFSPDGKWMVYVERVPDRGARLQLLATDWKYRVQLTEWLEIGRRISSLAWSPDSSSLVFKNVVRFGNFEEGPTYLVDVRTKEIVELENEILALEWSYQPMSRVAMMIYDSDLGTAKVILKDASEDGSLETIGSHLFSTDTTIPASIAWHPEGTNLAVCVGLRQAELWVVDLLTFEWFKVDELSERCNLQWSKDGIWLAAREQTAIRFYNSQTWTLSETLVGTLVYAESVGIWSITSATWNESSYVYGVKLVEPNRNVERLEIISTEPDKRGRLSVWNMAFIRESPGDFIRSFDWSYGVSK; encoded by the coding sequence ATGTCTCCAGCTTGTCAACATCCCAAAAGTGGTTCTGCTACGGAAGTTAAATATTCCAACAAAATCATCATCATTATGGTTATATGCTTCTTTACGGTAATTGCAGTTTCATGCATATCAGAGAGGAATGATGAGCTATCGGCTGATGAGCCGCCAAGAAGCACCGATACTGCAGGAACTTCATCATCGACGAGTTCCTATACGCCGTTTATTGAAGAAAAAATACAAGCCACATCAATTCTATTGAAATCCGCGACTTCGACTATAACGCCCACCCAGGTTCCTGCAACTACGCCGGCGCGGACCCCATTTGTTACGCTTACTCCCTCTCCCGTACCAATTACTACGCCTGAAATAGTCCAAGAACCGCAGGTAATAGCGACCGAGCATTGTTACGAGAGAATTATAGCCAGTGGGGTGTATGATGATGAGTGTCAGATAAAGGTTTTTGGAGCAAGTATGCTCGACACACCGCTCTTGATTCTCGCACAAACAGGAATCTCATTTGAATCTCCAAGATTTTCCCCGGATGGTAAGTGGATGGTATACGTCGAAAGAGTTCCAGATCGTGGCGCCCGCCTTCAACTGCTGGCTACAGACTGGAAGTATAGGGTGCAGTTAACAGAGTGGCTTGAGATAGGTCGTCGTATTTCATCATTGGCCTGGTCTCCAGATAGTTCATCGCTCGTTTTCAAAAATGTGGTACGTTTCGGTAACTTTGAGGAAGGGCCAACCTATTTGGTTGATGTAAGAACGAAGGAAATAGTTGAGTTGGAAAATGAAATTCTTGCACTGGAATGGTCTTACCAACCAATGTCAAGAGTAGCGATGATGATATACGATTCGGATTTAGGCACAGCAAAAGTTATCTTAAAGGATGCAAGCGAGGACGGTTCCCTAGAAACGATTGGAAGTCATCTCTTTTCCACTGACACAACAATCCCCGCATCGATTGCATGGCACCCAGAAGGAACCAATCTAGCGGTCTGTGTTGGCTTGAGACAGGCTGAATTGTGGGTTGTGGATCTACTTACGTTTGAATGGTTTAAGGTTGACGAGTTAAGTGAAAGATGTAACTTGCAATGGTCGAAAGATGGTATCTGGCTAGCTGCAAGGGAGCAGACAGCCATTCGTTTTTACAATAGTCAAACCTGGACTCTTTCAGAGACACTTGTTGGTACGCTGGTGTATGCCGAGTCCGTTGGAATTTGGAGTATAACAAGTGCCACTTGGAATGAAAGTAGTTACGTTTATGGCGTCAAACTCGTAGAACCAAACAGAAATGTTGAGCGCCTTGAAATCATTTCCACTGAGCCAGATAAGAGAGGCAGATTATCTGTTTGGAATATGGCGTTCATAAGAGAATCGCCAGGAGACTTCATTCGTAGTTTCGACTGGTCATATGGTGTTTCAAAATGA
- a CDS encoding guanyl-specific ribonuclease Sa — MAYEDAIALDKAIQEGGWFANVIKEAFGGGYLDPLDIIEGSIGAILATTASNDSADDQYGPAGFGPTDIQPTLDRIESGGTYPHRNDSTTFRNYDGLLPEQPYGYYTEYVHPTPGIEHAGPRRVVIGQGGEVYYTPNHYESFIRVR, encoded by the coding sequence ATGGCTTATGAAGATGCGATTGCCCTTGACAAAGCTATTCAGGAAGGGGGTTGGTTTGCTAATGTAATAAAAGAGGCATTTGGGGGTGGCTATCTAGATCCGCTTGATATTATCGAGGGGTCAATAGGGGCAATTCTAGCTACTACAGCTAGCAATGATAGTGCAGATGATCAATATGGTCCTGCGGGTTTTGGGCCAACCGATATCCAGCCCACTCTAGATCGCATCGAATCTGGGGGTACCTACCCTCATCGCAATGATAGTACTACCTTTAGAAACTATGATGGATTATTACCTGAACAACCCTATGGTTACTACACCGAGTATGTCCACCCAACACCAGGCATTGAACATGCAGGCCCACGACGGGTTGTTATTGGTCAAGGAGGCGAAGTTTACTATACTCCAAATCACTATGAAAGTTTCATTAGAGTAAGGTAA
- a CDS encoding barstar family protein, producing the protein MNLHSQNDDIVSAIVDLQSSPVKEVDDWVLKQPQIETVLKGLHYNVMRISQSPRNKRELLEALKQACGFPDYFGFNWSALKDCLIDFHWREAKGYILLFEKPLELDSSNMNMFLDIVREVGAIWKSEDILFKVLLTNKSSSCQTSD; encoded by the coding sequence ATGAATTTGCACAGCCAAAATGACGACATTGTTTCAGCTATTGTCGATTTACAGTCTTCACCGGTAAAAGAAGTTGATGATTGGGTCTTGAAACAGCCGCAGATTGAAACCGTTTTGAAAGGTTTACATTACAATGTAATGCGCATTAGTCAATCACCTAGAAATAAAAGGGAGCTACTTGAGGCATTGAAGCAAGCCTGCGGATTCCCCGATTATTTTGGTTTTAACTGGAGTGCCTTAAAGGATTGTCTCATAGATTTCCATTGGCGAGAGGCAAAAGGATACATATTACTGTTTGAAAAACCTTTGGAGCTTGATTCTTCCAATATGAATATGTTTTTGGATATTGTGCGAGAAGTTGGTGCAATATGGAAAAGCGAAGACATACTCTTTAAAGTTCTGCTTACAAACAAGAGCAGTAGTTGTCAAACATCAGATTAA
- a CDS encoding RHS repeat-associated core domain-containing protein translates to MSYNNGGGMVGGSRTRYLPFGAYRTAPTQTYTDRGYTGQKHNDDLGLIYYNARYYIAGIARFASADTIVPDATNPQAFNRYTYVLNSPFTLIDPSGHRPSDGCDYEGCSLLNGFDSDSTWQAPDGTQTPWDPVVASDQDYNPITEAVIPGIAGLLGVAALPTALGYFAGEVAWPVLVRGGQTIASLFCLNDGDCTNEVSTASRTLGQLRQVSRNMWESTAGLRYGDDRLYGNRVLHVLRHLVDDSGRRIHGVFSGGRLQVLPLIDEAWASIQQGVNVASSVQVGTRTIYIVDIGRPIGYVGGQVGAAAGYPITNYIRLVIEGGNELVTAYPAIP, encoded by the coding sequence ATGAGCTACAACAATGGTGGCGGCATGGTCGGCGGCAGCCGCACCCGCTACCTCCCCTTCGGCGCCTACCGCACCGCCCCCACCCAAACATACACCGACCGCGGCTACACCGGACAAAAACACAACGACGACCTCGGCCTCATCTACTACAACGCGCGGTACTACATTGCCGGCATCGCCCGCTTCGCCTCCGCCGATACGATTGTACCGGATGCCACAAATCCCCAAGCCTTCAACCGCTACACCTACGTTCTCAATTCACCGTTTACATTGATTGACCCTTCGGGACATAGACCATCGGATGGCTGTGATTATGAAGGCTGCTCACTTCTCAATGGTTTCGACTCTGACAGCACGTGGCAAGCACCAGATGGTACTCAAACCCCATGGGATCCGGTAGTAGCCAGCGACCAAGATTACAATCCAATTACCGAGGCAGTAATTCCTGGAATTGCGGGGCTATTGGGTGTGGCAGCTCTGCCTACAGCATTGGGGTACTTTGCAGGAGAAGTTGCTTGGCCCGTATTAGTTAGGGGAGGTCAGACAATTGCTTCGTTGTTTTGTCTGAATGATGGTGATTGCACAAACGAGGTTTCGACAGCCAGTCGAACCTTGGGTCAGCTCCGTCAAGTTAGTCGAAATATGTGGGAGTCTACTGCTGGTCTACGATATGGTGATGATCGTCTGTACGGGAATCGTGTCTTACATGTGCTAAGACATCTCGTCGACGATTCTGGTAGGAGAATTCATGGTGTTTTTAGTGGTGGTCGCTTGCAAGTGCTACCATTGATTGATGAAGCCTGGGCATCAATTCAGCAGGGTGTCAATGTTGCAAGCAGTGTTCAAGTAGGTACCCGCACTATCTATATCGTGGACATCGGACGACCAATAGGTTATGTTGGAGGTCAAGTAGGGGCTGCTGCTGGTTATCCAATAACCAATTACATTCGATTGGTAATTGAAGGGGGCAACGAATTGGTCACCGCATATCCGGCAATACCGTAG
- a CDS encoding IS630 family transposase, with product MIAPQANAAFVCAMEDVLDLYHEPYDPLRPVVCFDEGTKQLIGETRTPLPMQPGEPQRYDYEYERHGTCNLFMFSEPLAAWRQVEVTARRTKLEYAHCLKYLADERYPQATVIRLVQDNLNTHSPASLYEAFAPEEARRLTQRFEFHYTPVHGVRPQLIVVG from the coding sequence GTGATTGCTCCCCAAGCCAATGCGGCGTTTGTTTGCGCCATGGAAGACGTCCTGGACTTGTATCATGAACCTTATGACCCCTTACGACCAGTCGTCTGCTTTGACGAAGGCACGAAGCAACTCATTGGCGAAACGCGCACGCCCTTGCCGATGCAGCCAGGTGAACCCCAACGCTACGATTATGAATACGAACGCCATGGCACCTGCAATCTCTTCATGTTTAGTGAGCCCCTGGCTGCCTGGCGACAGGTGGAGGTGACCGCCCGTCGCACCAAGCTGGAGTATGCCCACTGCCTCAAATACCTGGCCGATGAACGTTATCCCCAGGCCACCGTCATCCGCCTGGTTCAAGATAACCTTAATACGCATTCCCCAGCCTCCCTCTATGAAGCCTTTGCACCTGAAGAGGCGCGTCGGCTGACCCAACGTTTTGAGTTCCATTACACACCTGTTCATGGGGTGAGACCACAGTTAATCGTGGTCGGTTAA
- a CDS encoding helix-turn-helix domain-containing protein, whose protein sequence is MPRKKVYEVKLGSSERDHLENLVSTGEEKARKLTRARILLKADEGWRDEVISQALDVGTATVGRVRQGYVEGGLDAALNRQPTSRLYERKIDGKTEAHLIALACGSAPEGYAQWSLRLLAEHLVKLEQVELASVSHETVRQTLKKMNLSPGRRSNG, encoded by the coding sequence ATGCCTAGAAAAAAAGTGTATGAAGTCAAGTTGGGTTCATCAGAGCGAGACCACCTGGAAAACCTGGTCTCAACCGGTGAGGAAAAAGCCCGGAAACTAACCCGAGCGCGCATATTGCTCAAGGCTGATGAAGGTTGGCGCGATGAGGTGATCAGCCAGGCGTTGGATGTTGGTACGGCCACCGTAGGACGGGTGCGACAAGGGTATGTCGAGGGAGGACTGGATGCCGCTCTCAACCGCCAGCCAACGAGTCGGTTATATGAGCGCAAGATTGACGGCAAGACGGAAGCCCATTTGATCGCGTTGGCGTGTGGGTCAGCTCCTGAAGGATATGCCCAGTGGAGTTTGCGTCTGTTGGCTGAACACTTGGTCAAGCTAGAGCAAGTAGAACTGGCGTCGGTTTCCCATGAAACGGTGCGCCAGACGCTAAAAAAAATGAACTTAAGCCCTGGCAGAAGAAGCAATGGGTGA
- a CDS encoding transposase, whose protein sequence is MSSTRNWLPFGVAQGRLWLRLHRNALSFFGGVPRRIVIDDLKAGIAQACWEDPQPQLAYRECAEHYSFLISPCRPKTPQNKGKVEQGGVHYVKRNFLGGRELPSLIQANQDVRTWCLTTAGQRTHGTTKKCPLAQFENLSKVALQPLPNAPYDLAVWKKANCTTMQFRTLFHRQS, encoded by the coding sequence TTGTCTTCGACCAGAAACTGGCTACCCTTCGGCGTTGCTCAGGGCAGGCTCTGGCTGCGCCTGCACCGCAACGCCCTCTCCTTTTTCGGCGGCGTTCCGCGGCGCATCGTCATTGATGATCTCAAAGCCGGCATTGCCCAAGCGTGTTGGGAAGACCCGCAGCCACAATTGGCTTACCGGGAATGCGCGGAACATTACAGCTTTCTCATATCGCCCTGCAGACCGAAGACCCCACAGAACAAAGGCAAGGTAGAACAGGGTGGCGTTCACTACGTCAAACGCAACTTCCTGGGCGGGCGGGAACTCCCGAGCCTGATCCAGGCCAACCAGGATGTGCGTACCTGGTGTCTGACGACAGCCGGGCAGCGGACGCACGGTACCACAAAAAAGTGCCCCCTGGCTCAGTTTGAGAACCTGTCAAAGGTCGCCTTGCAGCCCCTGCCCAACGCACCCTACGACCTGGCTGTTTGGAAAAAGGCAAACTGCACGACGATGCAATTCCGTACTCTATTTCATCGTCAGTCCTAA
- a CDS encoding sigma-70 family RNA polymerase sigma factor, with amino-acid sequence MDEDQLIQHAQQGDITAYNRLVLHYQDAVYNVALRIMSDPAAAADAAQEAFISAYKALGRFRGGSFKAWLMRIVTNQCYDELRRYKRRPQSSLDELTEESNSFAFMRSDDPGPEAWQQRQELVREIEHCLEMLPDEQRIVTVLCDVEGYDYQEIATMMSTSLGTVKSRLSRARRRLRDCLQQVAELLPSDYRLENT; translated from the coding sequence ATGGACGAAGACCAACTCATTCAGCACGCCCAGCAGGGGGATATTACGGCCTACAATCGACTGGTGCTGCATTACCAGGACGCTGTGTACAACGTTGCCCTGCGCATTATGAGCGACCCGGCGGCGGCGGCGGATGCGGCGCAGGAAGCCTTTATCTCCGCGTATAAGGCGTTGGGACGGTTTCGTGGCGGCAGCTTCAAGGCGTGGCTGATGCGCATTGTCACGAATCAATGCTACGATGAGCTGCGCCGTTATAAGCGCCGTCCGCAGTCTTCGCTGGATGAGTTAACGGAGGAATCGAACTCTTTTGCCTTTATGCGTAGTGATGATCCCGGCCCGGAGGCGTGGCAGCAGCGGCAGGAGTTGGTGCGTGAAATTGAGCACTGCCTGGAGATGCTGCCCGATGAGCAGCGAATTGTTACGGTCTTGTGCGATGTGGAAGGGTACGATTACCAGGAGATTGCCACGATGATGTCGACGTCGCTGGGCACGGTGAAGTCTCGCCTCAGCCGCGCCCGCCGCCGACTGCGGGACTGTTTGCAACAGGTGGCGGAACTATTGCCGTCTGATTATCGTCTTGAGAATACGTAA
- a CDS encoding NUDIX domain-containing protein — protein sequence MMDKPRRVCPACGFVYFTDPKVGVGVLVVQGEEVLLVRRLMNPERGKWSLPAGFLDHGEDPQETAAREVWEETHLRVAIDGLVDVYYNPPAGAGGASVFILYYGHVVDGELQAGDDADAAAFFHLNALPELAFRSTQEAIARWQTRVPPP from the coding sequence ATGATGGACAAACCGCGCCGCGTTTGCCCCGCATGTGGGTTTGTCTATTTCACGGACCCGAAGGTGGGCGTGGGGGTGTTGGTGGTGCAGGGGGAGGAGGTTCTGTTGGTGCGTCGGTTGATGAACCCGGAGCGGGGGAAGTGGAGTCTGCCGGCAGGATTTCTCGACCACGGCGAAGACCCCCAAGAAACAGCCGCGCGCGAAGTGTGGGAAGAAACCCACTTGCGGGTCGCCATTGATGGCCTGGTGGACGTCTACTACAATCCCCCGGCAGGCGCGGGCGGCGCATCCGTCTTCATTCTCTACTACGGGCATGTCGTGGATGGCGAACTGCAAGCCGGCGACGACGCGGACGCCGCCGCCTTTTTCCACCTCAACGCCCTGCCCGAACTCGCTTTTCGCAGCACACAGGAAGCCATTGCTCGCTGGCAGACACGAGTCCCCCCACCCTGA
- a CDS encoding pyridoxal phosphate-dependent aminotransferase family protein — protein MDIFDKCTNSEIVTAVHEAKANNLYPYFLPLDGTEGTEVTVNGRRIIMIGSNNYLGLTTHPRVREAARKAIDEFGTSCTGSRFLNGTLRLHMELEERLAAFVGKEAALVFSTGMQANLGAISCLLGPNDYAIIDKANHASIVDGCRLGGGQVKRFRHNDMQHLEMVLSRIPSDAGKLIIVDGVYSMEGDIAPLDKIVPICRRYGARLYVDDAHSLGVLGKGRGTAAHFGLVDQVDLIMGTFSKSFASIGGFVAGDADIISFIKHNARSLIFSASLPASNVMAAMTALDIMESEPEHVERLWKNGHKMLHGLTELGFDTGHTQTPIIPIIIGENDPTYLTWKLLYERGLYTNPVRTPAVPPGRSLLRTSYMATHTEQQLDRALDILASTGRQLGLIPN, from the coding sequence ATGGACATCTTTGATAAGTGTACAAATTCGGAGATTGTGACTGCCGTACATGAAGCTAAAGCGAATAATCTCTACCCCTATTTCTTGCCGTTGGACGGAACGGAAGGAACTGAGGTGACGGTGAATGGTCGCCGCATCATTATGATCGGATCCAACAATTATCTGGGTTTAACGACGCACCCGCGCGTGCGGGAAGCCGCGCGTAAGGCGATTGATGAGTTTGGCACAAGCTGCACCGGCTCCCGTTTTCTCAACGGCACGCTGCGCCTGCACATGGAACTGGAAGAACGCCTGGCGGCCTTCGTGGGGAAGGAGGCGGCGCTTGTCTTTAGCACGGGGATGCAGGCCAATCTGGGGGCGATTTCCTGCCTGTTGGGACCAAACGATTACGCCATTATTGACAAGGCCAATCACGCCAGTATCGTCGATGGCTGCCGCCTGGGTGGCGGGCAGGTAAAGCGGTTCCGCCACAATGATATGCAGCACCTGGAAATGGTGTTGAGTCGGATTCCGTCCGATGCCGGCAAACTCATTATTGTGGATGGCGTCTACAGCATGGAAGGTGACATCGCCCCCCTGGACAAAATTGTTCCCATCTGCCGCCGCTATGGCGCGCGCCTCTACGTGGACGACGCCCACTCTCTGGGCGTCCTGGGAAAAGGCCGGGGCACAGCCGCCCACTTCGGCCTGGTGGACCAGGTGGACCTGATTATGGGCACCTTCAGCAAATCCTTCGCCTCCATTGGCGGCTTCGTAGCCGGCGATGCGGACATCATCTCCTTTATCAAGCACAACGCCCGCTCCCTGATCTTCAGCGCCAGTTTGCCGGCATCCAACGTCATGGCCGCCATGACCGCGCTGGACATCATGGAAAGCGAACCGGAACATGTAGAGCGGTTGTGGAAAAACGGGCACAAAATGCTGCACGGCCTGACGGAACTCGGCTTCGACACCGGACACACGCAAACACCCATCATCCCCATCATCATCGGCGAGAACGATCCCACCTACCTCACCTGGAAACTACTCTACGAACGGGGCCTGTACACCAACCCCGTGCGCACGCCCGCGGTTCCTCCAGGTCGTTCCTTGCTGCGCACCAGCTACATGGCAACCCACACGGAGCAGCAGCTTGACCGCGCTCTGGACATACTGGCAAGCACAGGCCGACAGCTTGGTCTTATCCCCAATTAG
- a CDS encoding PaaI family thioesterase, producing MTDSLDPTIWRRQPNSDNCFICGRGNPRGLYMTFYDNGQNEVQALHTVPEMYQGYPGIVHGGIVAAMLDEVVGRVAMIDDHHHFMFSVKLAVKYRHPVPTETPLRLVGRVVKLRGRLGKAVGEVRRMDGQLLAEAEMTLADVPVEIIAAANVEALGWRIDS from the coding sequence ATGACCGATTCTCTCGATCCCACCATCTGGCGACGGCAGCCTAACTCCGACAACTGCTTTATCTGTGGTCGCGGTAATCCACGTGGCCTGTACATGACGTTCTACGACAACGGCCAGAACGAAGTACAGGCGTTGCACACGGTCCCGGAAATGTATCAGGGGTATCCGGGCATTGTGCATGGGGGCATTGTGGCGGCTATGCTGGATGAGGTGGTGGGGCGGGTGGCCATGATTGACGACCACCACCATTTTATGTTTTCCGTGAAACTGGCGGTCAAATATCGCCACCCCGTGCCCACGGAGACGCCCCTGCGCCTGGTGGGGCGGGTGGTGAAGCTGCGCGGACGATTGGGCAAGGCCGTGGGAGAAGTACGGCGGATGGACGGTCAGCTTCTGGCGGAAGCGGAAATGACGCTGGCGGATGTGCCGGTGGAAATCATTGCCGCGGCCAATGTGGAGGCGCTGGGCTGGCGGATTGATTCGTAG
- a CDS encoding XdhC family protein — protein sequence MNDAPPPLPILKSLMDAVAAGEGVVLATIVQEQGSVPRHAGSKMLIYSDGRTLGSVGGGEMEALVIATALPLLASAETRLITYNLVEPGRGDPGVCGGQVRIYLEPYNPPATLLILGAGHVGRALAHLGHWLGYRVAVYDDRAELVTAANIPNAHVYLSGDIDEALARFPITPHTYIAAVTRNVLVDRVILPQLLPTPAPYIGVIGSRRRWAETVRLLREDGLDEDGLTRFHSPVGLELNAETPEEIALSIMAEITMLRRGGDGNRMMVGKTTLA from the coding sequence ATGAATGACGCGCCTCCCCCCCTCCCCATTCTGAAATCGCTCATGGATGCGGTCGCCGCCGGCGAAGGAGTGGTGCTGGCCACGATTGTGCAGGAACAAGGCTCGGTGCCGCGACATGCCGGCAGCAAAATGCTCATTTACAGCGACGGACGCACACTGGGCAGCGTCGGCGGTGGCGAAATGGAAGCCCTGGTCATCGCCACGGCCCTGCCGCTGTTGGCCTCCGCGGAAACGCGCCTGATCACCTACAATCTGGTTGAACCGGGGCGCGGCGATCCGGGCGTGTGCGGCGGACAGGTGCGCATTTACCTGGAGCCTTACAACCCACCCGCCACCCTGCTCATCCTGGGCGCGGGGCACGTCGGTCGCGCCCTGGCGCACCTGGGGCATTGGCTCGGCTACCGCGTGGCCGTCTACGACGACCGCGCGGAACTGGTCACGGCGGCCAACATTCCCAACGCCCACGTTTATCTCAGCGGCGACATTGACGAGGCGCTGGCGCGGTTTCCCATCACGCCCCACACCTACATTGCCGCCGTCACGCGCAACGTCCTCGTCGACCGCGTTATCCTGCCCCAACTGCTGCCCACGCCCGCGCCTTACATTGGCGTCATCGGCAGCCGCCGCCGATGGGCGGAAACGGTGCGACTGCTGCGTGAAGATGGTCTCGACGAAGATGGCCTGACCCGTTTTCACTCCCCCGTAGGGCTGGAATTGAACGCGGAAACGCCGGAGGAAATCGCCTTGAGCATCATGGCGGAGATTACGATGCTGCGCCGTGGCGGCGACGGAAACCGCATGATGGTTGGTAAAACAACGCTCGCCTGA